A single genomic interval of Camelina sativa cultivar DH55 chromosome 11, Cs, whole genome shotgun sequence harbors:
- the LOC104721802 gene encoding cinnamoyl-CoA reductase-like SNL6, producing the protein MDHDKSTSCCCVLDASTYVGFWILKKLLSRGYSVHAAIRRNGDSEIEEKVREMEATEERLVVYDVDVLDYQSILVSLKTCNVVFCCLDSPEGYDEKEVDLEVRGAINVVEACGRTESIEKIVFSSSLTASIWRDNIGTQKDVDEKCWSDQDFCRNKKLWHALAKMLSEKAAWALAMDRRLNMVSINPGLIVGPLVAQHNARPTMSYLKGAAQMYENGVLAYVDVTFLADVHIRAFEDVSACGRYFCFNQIVNTEEEALKLVESLSPLIPMPPRYENEMHGSEVYEERLRNNKLSKLVEAGSAC; encoded by the exons atggatcACGACAAGTCCACTTCTTGTTGCTGCGTTCTTGATGCTTCCACTTATGTTGGTTTCTGGATTCTCAAGAAACTGCTTAGCAGAGGATACTCTGTTCACGCAGCTATTCGTAGAAACG GGGATAGTGAAATTGAGGAGAAGGTGAGAGAGATGGAAGCAACGGAAGAGAGATTAGTGGTGTACGATGTTGATGTGTTGGATTATCAAAGCATACTTGTCTCTCTCAAGACATGTAACGTTGTCTTCTGCTGCTTAGATAGCCCCGAAGGATACGAT GAGAAAGAGGTGGATTTGGAGGTGAGAGGAGCGATCAATGTGGTGGAAGCATGTGGAAGAACAGAGAGTATTGAGAAGATTGTGTTCTCTTCTTCGTTAACAGCTTCAATTTGGAGAGACAACATTGGAACTCAGAAGGATGTTGATGAGAAGTGTTGGAGTGATCAAGACTTCTGTCGcaacaaaaag TTGTGGCATGCATTGGCAAAGATGTTGTCAGAGAAAGCAGCTTGGGCATTAGCCATGGACCGTAGGCTCAACATGGTCTCTATCAACCCTGGTCTCATCGTCGGACCATTGGTCGCCCAACACAACGCTAGGCCCACCATGTCCTACCTGAAAG GAGCTGCACAAATGTATGAAAATGGTGTGTTAGCGTACGTAGACGTCACGTTTTTAGCGGATGTTCATATTAGAGCATTCGAGGATGTTTCAGCTTGCGGTCGATATTTCTGCTTCAACCAAATCGTcaacacagaagaagaagctctcaaGCTTGTGGAGAGTTTGTCTCCTTTGATACCTATGCCACCGAG GTATGAGAATGAGATGCACGGAAGTGAAGTTTACGAAGAAAGACTAAGGAACAATAAATTAAGCAAGCTGGTAGAAGCTGGCTCTGCTTGTTAA